The Methanoculleus sp. SDB DNA segment AAAAAATTGGGTTCAGGCGGTCTCGATTTTTGATGCTTCCTCGAGGTTGAGCTCTTCGATTGCCGCTTCCCGCATCTTGAACTTCTGGATCTTGCCGGAGACGGTCATCGGGAACTCGTCGACGAACTTGAAGTAGCGGGGGATCTTATACCTCGCAATCTTCCCGGTGCACCAGTCGCGGATCTCCTGATCGGTCAGCTCCAAGCCGTCCTCGGGCTTCACCCACGCCATCAGCTCCTCGCCGTACTTCACATCGGGCACACCGAAAACATACGCATCCTGGATCTTCGGGTGCAGGTGCAGGAATTCCTCGATTTCCCGGGGGTAGATATTTTCGCCGCCGCGGATCACCATGTCTTTCAGGCGCCCGACAATGCGGACATAGCCTTCCTGATCCATCTCGCCCAGATCGCCCGTATGGTTCCACCCGTTCGCATCGATGGTTGAGTGCGTGGCGCTCGGGTTGTTGTAGTAGCACTTCATCACCACATAGCCCCGTGCGCAGATCTCGCCCGGCATCCCCCGGGGGACGATCTTCTGGGTCTGGGGATCCACGATCTTGAGCTCCACATGCGGAAACGTCCTTCCCACCGTGGAGACACGCCGCTCGATGGGGTCGGTGGTGGTGGTCATCGTGACGCCGGGCGACGTCTCGGTCTGCCCGTACACGATCACGATCTCCGACATGTTCATACGGGTGTTGACTTCCTTCATCACCTCGACGGGGCACGGCGAGCCTGCCATGATGCCGGTCCGGAGCGTATCGTATTTATACTTCGAAAAATTCGGGTGCCGGAGTTCTGCGATGAACATCGTGGGAACGCCATGGAGCGCAGTGCAGCGCTCCTCCTGCACCGTTCGCAGCACGGCTTCGGCGTCGAACGTGGGGGAGGGAAGCACCATGGTGGAGCCGTGGGTGACGCAGGCGAGGTTCGAGAGCACCATGCCGAAGCAGTGATAGAATGGCACGGGGATGCAGAGGCGATCCTTTTCTGTGAATTTCATCCCCTCGCCGATGAAAAACCCGTTATTCAGGACATTATGATGGGTCAGCACGACACCTTTCGGAAATCCCGTCGTTCCGCTCGTATACTGGATGTTGATGGGATCGTCGAATGTCAGCGACTCTTCGCGCTCCGTGAGTTCGTCCCGGCTGATATTCTGGCCCTTTTCAATCATTTCATTCCACATAAACATCCCGTTATAGGGAATGTCCCCGATGAAAACCACGTTTCTGAGAAAAGGGAATTTATCGCTGTTGATTCTGCCGGGACGGCTTTCGATCGCCTCAGGGCACGCCTCGTAAAACATCCCGACATAGTCGGATGTCTTGAAACGTCCCTGCAGAAGAATCGTGTGAATTTCGGCCTGCTTGAGGACATATTCGAGTTCGTATGTCCGGTAGGCGGGGTTCAGGTTCACCATGATCGCCCCGATCTTCGCGGTTGCAAACTGGACAATCACCCATTCCGCGTAGTTCATTGCCCAGATACCGACCCGGTTTCCCTTTTCGACGCCGAGCGCCATGAGACCGCGGGAAACCTCTTCCACTTTTACGAGAAACTCCCGGTACGTGTACCGGATATTCTGTTCCACGGAGACAATCGCTTCAGTGTCCGGATAGGAATCACAGATCTGCTTCAGCATTTCGCCGATAGTCAGGCCCTTCAGCGGTGTCGAAGAGATCCCGCTTGCATAACTTCCCGCAACCATTCGTAGTACATCTGGTTCAGGATATCTTATTGTTACTTCTTTTACTTCATAACACAATTCTTAAATTCCGTTACCGCCTTGTATCTACTGCAATCCGGGGGGTCGTGGCCTAGTCCGGCATGGCGACGGGCTCCAGCGGTCTTTGCGTATGATGAACAATGGGTCTCCTGATTCAAGGATGATGATCCGTTGGAGCACTGATGCAGATGTGCTCATTCGCATGTCGGAGAGACCCGTCGATCGTGAGTTCAAATCTCACCGACCCCACTCATTTTTCCACACCTTTAATTAAACAACTGCACCAATGAATAGTTCAACAAGGAGACGTTTATGTATCTTATCGGAGAAGCACTCGTTGGAGAGGGGGCGGAACTTGCCCACATCGACCTGCTGATAGGGGATAAAACCGGGCCTGTCGGAACGGCTTTTGCAAATTCGGCATCACATTTATCTGCAGGGCACACACCCCTGCTTGCCGTTGTGCGCCCGAACCTGCTCGCAAAACCCGCAACGCTCATCATACCAAAAGTCACCCTGAAAAAGGAAGCGCAGGTAACCGAGATGTTCGGCCCCGTACAGGCCGCGGTTGCCAAGGCGGTGGCCGATTCCCTTGAGGAGGGAATTTTCGGAGATACCGGCATCGAAGAGATCGTCATCCTCGCGAGCATCTATCTCAATCCCGAAGCACGTGATTTCAACCGTATCTACCGCTATAATTACGGGGCGATGAAACTCGCAATAAAACGCGCCTTTGAGAAGTTTCCGGGAACTGACACCCTGCTCTACGAGAAGGACAGGGCACCCCATGCGGTCATGGGATTCAAGGTCCAGCGCCTGTGGGATCCCCCCTATCTGCAGGTCGCCCTCGACCTCGTGGAGATGGGGAAGGTCAGGCAGGTGCTTGAAGAGCTGCCGAAAAACGACCACCTGATCATCGAGGCGGGAACGCCCCTCATCAAACAGTTCGGGCTCGCCATTATCGGGGAGATCAGAAACATCCGGCCCGATGCGTTCATCATCGCCGACTTAAAGACCCTTGACACCGGAAATCTCGAGGCCCGGATGGCGGCAAACGCATCCGCCGACGCGGTCGTCGTCTCGGGCCTTGCGCCCATCAGCACGCTCGAGAAAGCCATTCTCGAGGCGAAGAAGACCGGTATTTACTCTGTCATCGACATGCTGAACGTTGCCGCACCCGCAAAGGTTATTGCTGAACTCGCAAAGCGCGGAGCCTCCCCCGACGTCGTCGAGATGCACCGTCCCATCGATGCGGAAGGAACAGACTACAACTGGGGAGACATCCCCGCAATCCGGAAGGCCGCGAAAGGGAAGATACTGATCGCGACCGCAGGCGGCATCCGCCAGCCGGTCGTGAAGGAAGCACTGAAAGCTGGTGCCGATATCATCGTCGTCGGCCGTGCCATCACCGCGAGCAAGAACATCGCGAATGCTGCGGAAGGATTCCTCGAGGAACTGAACAGCGAAGAGATCGACCAGTTCCGTGTCATGACGGATTTCTGAAATCCCGGCACACCGGTATCCTCTCTTTTTTTCGCTCCCTCCGGTTGCAAAGAAGAAATGTGTAATAGGTCCGGAGAGCGAATCCCTCTGGTACGTATGAACGAAACCGATCCGACGCGGCAGTCCCGCCTGATCTATATGGACCATTCGGCGACCACACCGACCCACCCGGACGTGGTCGCGGCGATGCTCCCGTATTTTACCGAACGGTTCGGCAATCCCTCGTCGCTCTACCGGCTTGCCGGCACCTCCCGGAAGGCGCTGCAGGAGGCACGCGGGCGTGTCGCCCGGGCGCTCGGCGCATCTCCTTCAGAGGTATTTTTTACCGCAGGGGGGACCGAGTCGGACAACTGGGCCATCAAGGGCGTTGCTTTCGCAAACCGACAGCGGGGCAGGCATATCATCACCAGCGCGATCGAGCACCACGCCGTGCTCCATACCTGCCAGTACCTGGAAACACAGGGATTTACGGTCACCTATCTTCCGGTCGACCGGTACGGAACGGTCGATCCCGACACCGTCCGCGCCGCGATCACGGACGAAACAGTACTTATCTCGGTCATGACCGCGAACAACGAGGTGGGAACCTTCCAGCCGGTGGAAGAGATAGGCAGGATCGCAGCAGAAGCGGGTGTATACTTCCATACCGATGCGGTGCAGGCGATAGGCTACGTCCCGATCGATGTGGAGAAGATGCACATCGACCTTCTCTCTCTCTCGGCCCACAAATTCTCCGGCCCGAAAGGCATCGGCGCCCTCTACATCGGTGAGGGAGTGAACATCGACACGTTCATCCATGGAGGGGCACAGGAATCGGCGCGACGCGCCGGAACGGAAAACCTGCCGGCTATCGTCGGACTGGGCGCGGCAATCGAACGGGCGACCTCCGATATCACGGGGCACAGCCGGAAAATAGCCGATATGCGCGACCGGCTGCTCGCGGGAATCCTCGCGGGCATCCCCGACGCACAGGTAAACGGCCACCCCGTTCAGAGGCTTCCGAGCAACATCAATGTCTCTTTTCCGGGTATCGACGGGGAAGCGCTGCTCATGCTCCTCGATGCCGGGGGGATATGCTGCTCGACCGGGAGTGCCTGCAGTTCGGGATCAGACCTGCCGTCCCACGTGCTGATGGCCTGCGGCGTTGATCCCGCGCTTGCACGATCCTCGATCCGGTTGTCGCTCGGGGATCTGACCACCGACGGGGATATCGATTCCGTGCTCGCGGTGCTCCCTGGGGCGGTCCGGCGCCTGCGTGCCTTATCACCGGTGAAAACCTAAATTATTTCTGAGGATTGCCGGATGTACAACGATATCGTAATGGACCATTTCCAGCACCCGAGAAACGTGGGTGAGATCCCGGATGCGGACGCGGTCGTTGAAGTCGGGAGCCCCGAATGCGGGGACACGACGAAGATCTATCTCACCATCAGGGATAACCGGATAGTGGACGTGAAGTTCCAGACGCTCGGATGTGCTGCGGCCATCGCGTCAAGCAGTATGGCAACGGAAATGATCAAGGGAAAAACCCTTGAAGAAGCGTGGAAACTGACAAACAGGCAGGTATCGGATGCGCTTGGGG contains these protein-coding regions:
- a CDS encoding AMP-binding protein; this encodes MVAGSYASGISSTPLKGLTIGEMLKQICDSYPDTEAIVSVEQNIRYTYREFLVKVEEVSRGLMALGVEKGNRVGIWAMNYAEWVIVQFATAKIGAIMVNLNPAYRTYELEYVLKQAEIHTILLQGRFKTSDYVGMFYEACPEAIESRPGRINSDKFPFLRNVVFIGDIPYNGMFMWNEMIEKGQNISRDELTEREESLTFDDPINIQYTSGTTGFPKGVVLTHHNVLNNGFFIGEGMKFTEKDRLCIPVPFYHCFGMVLSNLACVTHGSTMVLPSPTFDAEAVLRTVQEERCTALHGVPTMFIAELRHPNFSKYKYDTLRTGIMAGSPCPVEVMKEVNTRMNMSEIVIVYGQTETSPGVTMTTTTDPIERRVSTVGRTFPHVELKIVDPQTQKIVPRGMPGEICARGYVVMKCYYNNPSATHSTIDANGWNHTGDLGEMDQEGYVRIVGRLKDMVIRGGENIYPREIEEFLHLHPKIQDAYVFGVPDVKYGEELMAWVKPEDGLELTDQEIRDWCTGKIARYKIPRYFKFVDEFPMTVSGKIQKFKMREAAIEELNLEEASKIETA
- a CDS encoding bifunctional formaldehyde-activating protein/3-hexulose-6-phosphate synthase (catalyzes the formation of 5,10-methylenetetrahydromethanopterin from formaldehyde and tetrahydromethanopterin and catalyzes the formation of ribulose-5-phosphate and formaldehyde from 3-hexulose-6-phosphate) — translated: MYLIGEALVGEGAELAHIDLLIGDKTGPVGTAFANSASHLSAGHTPLLAVVRPNLLAKPATLIIPKVTLKKEAQVTEMFGPVQAAVAKAVADSLEEGIFGDTGIEEIVILASIYLNPEARDFNRIYRYNYGAMKLAIKRAFEKFPGTDTLLYEKDRAPHAVMGFKVQRLWDPPYLQVALDLVEMGKVRQVLEELPKNDHLIIEAGTPLIKQFGLAIIGEIRNIRPDAFIIADLKTLDTGNLEARMAANASADAVVVSGLAPISTLEKAILEAKKTGIYSVIDMLNVAAPAKVIAELAKRGASPDVVEMHRPIDAEGTDYNWGDIPAIRKAAKGKILIATAGGIRQPVVKEALKAGADIIVVGRAITASKNIANAAEGFLEELNSEEIDQFRVMTDF
- a CDS encoding cysteine desulfurase NifS; translated protein: MNETDPTRQSRLIYMDHSATTPTHPDVVAAMLPYFTERFGNPSSLYRLAGTSRKALQEARGRVARALGASPSEVFFTAGGTESDNWAIKGVAFANRQRGRHIITSAIEHHAVLHTCQYLETQGFTVTYLPVDRYGTVDPDTVRAAITDETVLISVMTANNEVGTFQPVEEIGRIAAEAGVYFHTDAVQAIGYVPIDVEKMHIDLLSLSAHKFSGPKGIGALYIGEGVNIDTFIHGGAQESARRAGTENLPAIVGLGAAIERATSDITGHSRKIADMRDRLLAGILAGIPDAQVNGHPVQRLPSNINVSFPGIDGEALLMLLDAGGICCSTGSACSSGSDLPSHVLMACGVDPALARSSIRLSLGDLTTDGDIDSVLAVLPGAVRRLRALSPVKT
- a CDS encoding Fe-S cluster assembly scaffold protein NifU, with the translated sequence MYNDIVMDHFQHPRNVGEIPDADAVVEVGSPECGDTTKIYLTIRDNRIVDVKFQTLGCAAAIASSSMATEMIKGKTLEEAWKLTNRQVSDALGGLPEKKLHCSVLAEGAIREAINQYRKKKGLLPWTE